The Chitinophaga caeni genome segment CGTACCAAAGTTAGATGCTTACTTCAAACCGCAAACCAATAAGCAGATCATCCAGTTCTTACTGGAAGAATTAGCCAAATGTTACCAACACGAAAACGACGAAAATAAGCAGGAGGAAGTCCTCAGCTTGGCTAAAATCCTGGGCTAAAAAAATAACCACCGGTACCTACCCGATGGTTACTTATAAATACCTTTTATATTTATTGTTATATCAATTAAGATTGCGGCTTATAATATTTCATAGCCTCCGGCATCAATGCTTGCAATTTGGCAATGCGTTTTTCATCGCTCGGGTGCGTGCTTACTATTTCCGGCGGTTTATTGCCACCTGAAGCCGAGGCCATTCTTTGCCAAAACGGGATGGCTTCCTGCGGGTTATAACCTGCCATCGCCATAAATATCACGCCGAGGTGATCAGCTTCCAGTTCATTCTGCCTGGAATATGCCATTAATCCTAATGGGCCGCCGATTCCAACAGCTTGGGAAAATATATTCTGCGCTTGGGGATTTTTATTCAAAGCTACGGCGCCTGCGATCTGGATGCCTTGCGCTACCAAACCTTGGCTCATCCTTTCATTACCGTGCCTTGCAATAGCGTGGGCAATTTCATGCCCCATTACGCAAGCGAGAGCGGTTTCATTTTGTGTAATAGGTAGTAAGCCCGTGTAAACAACGACTTTTCCACCGGGCATGCACCAGGCGTTCACTTCTTTGCTATCCACCAGGTTAAACTCCCATTTATAGCCGGAGATTTGGTCGCCCCAGCCATTTTGGTTCATATAAGTAGTAACGGCCTTAGCTATACGGTTACCGACCCTTTGTACCATCCCGGCATCTTTGCTGGTAGTAGAAGATATCGTTTTATTTTCGGATAAGAATGATTTGTATTCTGTGAGCGCCATTTCTTGCATGGTACTTTCCGGGATCAGGTTCAATTGGTTTCGCCCCGTGATAGGAACTTTAGTGCAAGAACTTACAAAGCCTACCCCGGCCAGTAACAGGACAGATAGTTTTTTCATGATGAAGATTTTAATTCGATTTGATTTCGAGGAACAAAATGGTGGAATCCCCATTAATTTTCACAATTAATATTGCAAATGTAAACAATAGAGAAGCAATCGTTATGCCAATTGATTCGCAAAACAAATATTTTATTCTCCGTCTTGCCTGCGGCGGCGGAATCCCCTCCTGTTTTTAAACAGGGGCACCTTATTTTCATTACCATTTAGTAAGCGGGCAATGTTTTTTTGGTGAGTCAATACCACCATTAAGGCAACGGCGATAGCAAATATGCGGTAATAAAGCTCTTTCTCGTTGAAGATAAATAAAACCAATACCGGCAACGCGATACTAGCGATAATAGAGCTTAGGGAAACGTATCTAGTGAGAAATAATATCATCAGGAAAACCCCGACGCAAGAGAGAGCCACTGCGGGTTGAATAGCTAAAACCATCCCGAAAACAGTAGCAATACCCTTACCACCCCTGAAATTTGCAAAAATGGGGAATATATGGCCAATTACGGCCATCAAACCCAGGCCGATTTGTAAGTTTACCAGTTGTACTAAATGCTCGGGATCCCTGTAATAAGGTACTAATAATGCTAACCTTACTGCTAATACACCTTTCATCATATCTACCAACATCACGAAAGTTCCAGCCTTGGGTCCCAGTACGCGGAAAGTGTTCGTAGCACCTGCATTCCCGCTACCATGCTCACGGATATCGATACCGAACACCCCTTTACTTACCCATACAGCCGTAGATATTGAGCCTATCAGGTAGGCACAGATTAATAGCAATATTTCTGTCATCACAATAAGTTAGATTGCTAAGATAAGAAATTAACTGTTAATATTGTTTGAAATTTCGGCGGACAATTTCTACAAATACAAGAAAACCAGTTGATTGAATATGGTAATTTAAATAATGTTCTTTATTTTTTCTCAAACTGCATCGCTAACCAATTATCTTTCATCACTTTACACTCAAAATTGAATTGGTTCTCGACCGCGCTTGCTAAGATAAGTGATTCATCTTCACTTAATATACCACTTAAGAGTAATTTTCCCCCGGCTCTTAATAGTTGTTGTAACCTTGGCATAAATTGTAACAAGATATGCCGGTTGATATTCGCCAGGATAATATCGTAGCCGGGCTCAACATGATCTAAATTATCGGCTTGCCACACCTTCGTTTTCACCGCATTATTATTGGCAATGTTTTCCATGGTATTATTGACAGCCCATTCATCATTATCGATCGCGTCTACTTTTGCCGCAGCTAGTTGTTCGGCTAAAATAGCAAGGATACCCGTACCGGTTCCGAAGTCGAACACCTGCTTCCCGGAAAAATCTATATCCCGCATTAAACGGATCATGGAAGCAGTGGTAGCATGATGTCCTGTACCGAAGCTCATTTTCGGCGTAATCAGGATTTCATATTTAACTTTACCGGCTAATGTTTCATGGAAATCAGCCCGGATACCGCAGAAATCATCGACCAGTACCGGTTCAAAATTGCTTTCCCACAGGGCATTCCAATTAGTCGGTTCGATAGTGGAAGCTTCGTATGTTAAATTATAAGGTGCTAAAATAGCTTCCAAAGCGGCCCGGTCAAAATCTGCCGCCGGGATAAATGCCACCAAGGTGCCGCCAACTTGCTCCTCGAATCCCTCGTATCCCCCGGCAGATAGATGTGCTACCATGATGTCATTCAATTCTAGCGGTAGCTGTAAAGTTATTGATATATAATGCATACAGGCTGCAAATATACAGATTCCCGCTGCTAAACTTGCTGTTCTTATAGAGATCGATTATATTTGTTTTTAAAATAATATAACCTTATCCTATGCGAAAACACTGCCTACTGATCATCGGCATGATCTTCATGTGCCGTTTAGTAAATGCCCAGGAAATCATCAAGTCACAACCTTTGGAAATGCAAGATTCTATCGTGTATCAAACGAAGTTTGCTTATTTGAGCATTGATAAAAGGGACCTGGATGAGTACCTGGTAAACCTGGACACTTTATTGAAAAACCACGATTACGATCCTAAGTTGTTTCAAAACATTCAATTTGCCCAGTTGACCAAGGAAGATGTGAAGCAGCATTACGAAACAACCATGGAAATATGGAATTCCGTGAAAGAAAACCCGCTCAACTTCCGTTACAACGAAATTGCTTTGTTCTGGATGGAGAATGAGAAGATCTTGTTGCCTTATATCAACGAAGTCTTATCGCGTTTCTTATCCGAAGGGAAAGTGCGGGTGTTTGAAAAATTCCCTAAGAAGATCGTTGCGCCTTATATCCAGGTGGTGATTGAAGTGGTGAATAACAAACCTTACAGGGTTTTCAAACTAAAAGACGGGAAAGATATTCTCAGGGAAACGGATATTTACCTGGAGCATTTCATGAATATTTAATGCTATTCACATTTATAAATGTAAAAAACCGTCATTTCGTAAAATGACGGTTTTTTTATGCTAAAAAAATCGATTCTCTTATTCGTCGAACATCGGTTCTTGTGCTTCCATCGGCGGAGGTGTTCCCCTG includes the following:
- a CDS encoding M48 family metallopeptidase, with protein sequence MKKLSVLLLAGVGFVSSCTKVPITGRNQLNLIPESTMQEMALTEYKSFLSENKTISSTTSKDAGMVQRVGNRIAKAVTTYMNQNGWGDQISGYKWEFNLVDSKEVNAWCMPGGKVVVYTGLLPITQNETALACVMGHEIAHAIARHGNERMSQGLVAQGIQIAGAVALNKNPQAQNIFSQAVGIGGPLGLMAYSRQNELEADHLGVIFMAMAGYNPQEAIPFWQRMASASGGNKPPEIVSTHPSDEKRIAKLQALMPEAMKYYKPQS
- the prmA gene encoding 50S ribosomal protein L11 methyltransferase translates to MHYISITLQLPLELNDIMVAHLSAGGYEGFEEQVGGTLVAFIPAADFDRAALEAILAPYNLTYEASTIEPTNWNALWESNFEPVLVDDFCGIRADFHETLAGKVKYEILITPKMSFGTGHHATTASMIRLMRDIDFSGKQVFDFGTGTGILAILAEQLAAAKVDAIDNDEWAVNNTMENIANNNAVKTKVWQADNLDHVEPGYDIILANINRHILLQFMPRLQQLLRAGGKLLLSGILSEDESLILASAVENQFNFECKVMKDNWLAMQFEKK
- the plsY gene encoding glycerol-3-phosphate 1-O-acyltransferase PlsY → MTEILLLICAYLIGSISTAVWVSKGVFGIDIREHGSGNAGATNTFRVLGPKAGTFVMLVDMMKGVLAVRLALLVPYYRDPEHLVQLVNLQIGLGLMAVIGHIFPIFANFRGGKGIATVFGMVLAIQPAVALSCVGVFLMILFLTRYVSLSSIIASIALPVLVLFIFNEKELYYRIFAIAVALMVVLTHQKNIARLLNGNENKVPLFKNRRGFRRRRQDGE